In Centroberyx gerrardi isolate f3 chromosome 20, fCenGer3.hap1.cur.20231027, whole genome shotgun sequence, a genomic segment contains:
- the qrfprb gene encoding pyroglutamylated RF-amide peptide receptor: MATSTESGQGSTKITPQVLQEMLQYYNLTRQEFIDSYNIQPLVYIPELPHSAKTTFVIMYAVIFVLALVGNSLVVYIVVKKRAMQTATNIFICSLAVSDLLITFFCIPFTLLQNISSEWLGGVLVCKTVPFVQTTAIVTGILTMTCIAIERYQGIVYPLKMRRQYTSKRAYKMLGLVWIASVMVGSPMLFVQQLEVKYDFLYDHYHVCCQETWRSLTHRQVYTTFIMVALFLLPLAAMLFLYTRIGIELWIHKRVGDSSVLNTMNHREINKISRKKKRAVKMMITVVLLFTVCWAPFHTVHMLFEYNDLEKKYDEVTLNMIIAIVQAVGFFNSFNNPIVYAFMNENFKRSCVSTLSRCVRKPNQQGGAAEAPNVSVQFIKPLNREAFLEMSERDASKQRAAEKGPSGSSQGQSSLEAAGDKIFTVQTELPASSSCLVK, from the exons ATGGCTACCTCGACGGAATCGGGGCAAGGGTCCACCAAGATAACTCCTCAAGTGCTGCAAGAGATGCTCCAGTACTACAACCTCACCCGCCAGGAGTTTATAGACTCGTACAACATCCAGCCGCTCGTCTACATCCCCGAGTTGCCTCACAGCGCCAAGACCACCTTCGTGATCATGTACGCCGTTATTTTCGTCCTGGCACTCGTTGGGAATAGTTTGGTTGTCTACATAGTGGTGAAGAAGCGCGCGATGCAGACGGCGACCAACATTTTCATCTGCTCTTTGGCGGTCAGCGACCTGCTCATCACTTTCTTCTGCATACCTTTCACCCTGCTGCAGAACATCTCGTCCGAATGGCTTGGAG GGGTTCTGGTTTGCAAGACAGTTCCTTTTGTGCAGACCACAGCCATAGTGACAGGAATCCTCACAATGACCTGCATCGCCATTGAGAGATACCAGGGCATTGTCTACCCACTGAAAATGAGGAGGCAATACACGTCTAAAAGAGCATACAAGATGCTAG GGCTTGTGTGGATTGCCTCAGTGATGGTGGGATCACCAATGCTGTTTGTGCAACAACTAGAA GTGAAGTACGACTTCTTGTACGATCACTACCATGTGTGCTGTCAGGAGACCTGGCGCTCTCTGACCCACAGGCAGGTGTACACCACCTTCATCATGGTGGCTCTTTTCCTGCTCCCTCTGGCTGCCATGCTGTTCCTCTACACGCGCATTGGCATCGAGTTGTGGATCCACAAGAGGGTGGGCGACTCCTCTGTCCTCAATACCATGAACCACAGGGAGATCAATAAGATCTCAAG gaaaaagaaaagagctgtGAAAATGATGATCACTGTTGTGCTGCTGTTCACTGTCTGCTGGGCTCCATTCCACACAGTACACATGCTTTTTGAGTACA ATGACCTGGAGAAGAAATACGACGAAGTCACGCTCAACATGATCATCGCCATTGTTCAGGCCGTTGGGTTCTTCAACAGCTTCAACAATCCCATCGTGTACGCTTTCATGAACGAGAACTTCAAGCGGAGCTGCGTCTCGACCCTCTCGCGCTGCGTCAGGAAACCGAACCAGCAGGGCGGCGCCGCGGAGGCACCGAACGTGAGCGTGCAGTTCATCAAACCCCTGAACAGGGAAGCCTTCCTGGAGATGAGTGAACGCGACGCCTCGAAGCAACGCGCAGCAGAGAAAGGCCCTTCGGGTTCGTCGCAGGGACAGAGCTCTCTAGAGGCAGCGGGGGACAAGATCTTCACCGTCCAAACAGAGCTCCCTGCAAGCAGCTCCTGTCTTGTGAAATGA
- the star2 gene encoding steroidogenic acute regulatory protein, mitochondrial, producing MLPAVVKLCCGISYPHLRSMAGLQRMAVAVIGQEITHMQRWRHTQLPEQMEPKTEDTRPVPLKEEQLFYVQQGQDAMRKALDILEDKEGWKTEIAEGNGDVICSKVIAGARKVFRLEAVLEASAEELYDILFVKVEEMHRWNPSIQHIKILKHVGPETVVTHEVSAETAGNLIGQRDFLSVRHSCKHKSCIYLGGAATQMESFPPQKGFVRAEDGPTCIIIEALAEDSGRSRFTWLLNMDVKGWLPKSIVNQALPRAQLDFTRHLRRRLTATLG from the exons ATGCTGCCTGCTGTTGTAAAGCTCTGCTGTGGAATCTCCTACCCACATCTGAGGAGTATGGCAG GACTGCAACGCATGGCTGTGGCAGTGATAGGCCAAGagatcacacacatgcagcggTGGAGACACACCCAGCTGCCAGAGCAGATGG AGCCCAAAACAGAAGACACAAGGCCTGTTCCGCTGAAAGAAGAGCAGCTATTTTATGTCCAACAAGGCCAAGACGCGATGAGGAAGGCTCTCGACATCTTGGAGGACAAAGAGGGATGGAAGACAGAGATTGCAGAG GGCAATGGTGATGTAATCTGTAGCAAAGTGATTGCCGGGGCCAGGAAGGTCTTCAGGCTGGAAGCCGTCCTGGAGGCCAGCGCGGAGGAGCTGTATGACATCCTGTTTGTCAAGGTGGAGGAGATGCACCGGTGGAACCCGAGCATCCAGCACATCAAA ATTCTCAAGCATGTTGGACCAGAAACCGTTGTGACTCATGAGGTGTCGGCGGAGACAGCAGGGAACCTCATCGGCCAAAGGGACTTCCTGAGTGTCAGACACAGTTGCAAACACAAATCCTGCATATATCTTGGCGGAGCAGCGACTCAGATGGAGTCCTTCCCACCTCAGAAGGGCTTTGTGAG AGCGGAGGATGGACCAACATGCATTATCATAGAGGCTCTGGCAGAGGATTCAGGTAGGAGTCGCTTCACATGGCTGCTCAACATGGATGTAAAG GGCTGGCTGCCAAAGTCCATTGTCAATCAGGCCTTGCCTCGAGCACAGCTGGATTTCACCAGACACCTACGCAGACGTCTGACAGCCACCCTGGGCTGA
- the tbata gene encoding protein TBATA yields the protein MSRTLSPDSQMTTGERGINYANQVPFTTEWTKMVPKSSPRFGALSHHSFFSRHNPHPHRVTHIQGLNGRPVCMVNDDWSVTTSLFPHPLIKSQGFRSAAGAPFALPLGPNLSGVNSIKNKSALLSEAWREELKELAAKVNLSSQAKKDKKDDQSEEGFGRRKTQYSAQTGRIIPPSTKAYQRRSHSQRTAYPQPFYDQELMVLELLCQILQTDSLSLVQQWLLLSGQRAIFCSTEKDLVMGMIQQALEGIDRSGHQQSFGQVQALHTCASLPVQGPSFGQSWGKPRRTRSGRSYQMQRSSSDDKPERIGDAEVLEVHGAQHHPQDDPLQHVDSI from the exons ATGTCGAGAACACTCAGTCCAGACTCCCAGATGACCACAGGAGAGAGGGGCATTAATTATGCCAATCAAGTGCCATTTACCACTGAATGGACCAAGATGGTGCCTAAAAGCAGTCCGCGTTTTGGTGCCTTGAGTCACCACTCTTTCTTCTCCCGGCACAACCCTCATCCACACCGAGTGACACATATTCAAG GACTgaacgggaggccggtgtgcatGGTGAATGATGATTGGTCTGTCACCACATCATTATTTCCTCATCCACTTATTAAGAGCCAGGGATTCAGGTCAGCAGCTGGTGCACCTTTTGCCCTTCCACTTGGTCCAAATCTTTCTGGGGTCAATAGTATCAAAAACAAATCAG cacttttatCAGAAGCCTGGAGGGAGGAGCTTAAAGAACTGGCTGCAAAAGTCAATTTGTCCTCTCAagcaaaaaaggacaaaaaagat GACCAATCAGAAGAAGGATTTGGCCGCAGAAAGACCCAGTACTCAGCTCAAACCGGGCgaatcatccctccatccaccaaGGCTTACCAGCGCAGATCCCATTCTCAACGCACGGCTTATCCTCAACCTTTCTATGACCAAGAGCTCATG GTGTTGGAGCTGCTTTGTCAGATCCTGCAGACAGATTCCTTATCTCTGGTCCAGCAGTGGCTTCTGCTTTCAGGCCAAAGAG CAATCTTCTGCTCCACAGAGAAGGACCTGGTGATGGGGATGATCCAGCAGGCTTTGGAGGGTATTGACCGCTCAGGCCATCAGCAGAGCTTTGGGCAGGTCCAGGCTCTTCATACCTGTGCCTCTCTGCCTGTACAAGGCCCTTCATTCGGCCAGTCATGGGGAAAGCCTCGGAGAACAAGGTCAGGGCG CTCATACCAAATGCAACGATCTTCCAGTGACGACAAACCAG AGAGGATTGGAGATGCAGAGGTCCTTGAAGTCCATGGAGCTCAGCATCATCCTCAAGATGATCCACTCCAGCACGTTGATAGTATATAG